In Aphelocoma coerulescens isolate FSJ_1873_10779 chromosome 23, UR_Acoe_1.0, whole genome shotgun sequence, a genomic segment contains:
- the RPS6KA1 gene encoding ribosomal protein S6 kinase alpha-1 isoform X3: MERDPKLPRVWAFLTLWLQRKHRAKPWSLQLPAPSPLASPGEGVVQEINITHHVKEGSEKADPSQFELLKVLGQGSFGKVFLVRKITPPDSNHLYAMKVLKKATLKVRDRLRTKIERDILADVNHPFVVKLHYAFQTEGKLYLILDFLRGGDLFTRLSKEVMFTEEDVKFYLAELALGLDHLHSLGIIYRDLKPENILLDEEGHIKLTDFGLSKEAIDHEKKAYSFCGTVEYMAPEVVNRQGHSHSADWWSYGVLMFEMLTGSLPFQGKDRKETMTLILKAKLGMPQFLSSEAQSLLRALFKRNPANRLGSGPDGAEEIKRHPFYSTIDWNKLYRREIKPPFKPAVGQPDDTFYFDTEFTSRTPKDSPGVPPSAGAHQLFRGFSFVATGLMEDGKVKPAQPPLHSVVQQLHGKNVQFSDGYVVKEAIGVGSYSVCKRCIHKATNMEYAVKVIDKSKRDPSEEIEILLRYGQHPNIITLKDVYDDGKYVYLVTELMRGGELLDKILRQKFFSEREASSVLHMICKTVEYLHSQGVVHRDLKPSNILYVDKSGNPESIRICDFGFAKQLRAENGLLMTPCYTANFVAPEVLKRQGYDEGCDIWSLGVLLYTMLAGCTPFANGPSDTPEEILTRIGGGKFSISGGNWDTISDMAKDLVSKMLHVDPHQRLTAKQVLQHPWITQKDSLPQSQLNHQDIQLVKGAMAATYSALNSSKPSPQLKPIESSILAQRRVKKLPSTTL, translated from the exons ATGGAGAGGGACCCTAAACTTCCTCGTGTGTGGGCGTTCCTGACGCTCTGGCTGCAGAGGAAGCACCGAGCCAAGCCCTGgagcctgcagctgccagcccccagcccgCTCGCCAGCCCG GGGGAAGGTGTTGTGCAGGAAATCAACATCACACACCATGTGAAGGAGGGCTCCGAGAAGGCTGATCCCTCACAGTTTGAGCTCCTGAaggtgctgggacagggctcTTTTGGCAAG GTTTTCCTCGTGAGAAAAATAACACCCCCAGACAGCAACCACCTCTATGCCATGAAAGTGCTCAAGAAGGCAACGCTGAAAG TGCGGGATCGACTGAGGACAAAGATAGAAAGGGACATCCTGGCTGATGTCAACCATCCCTTTGTGGTGAAACTCCACTACG CATTCCAGACGGAGGGGAAGCTGTACCTCATCTTGGATTTCCTCAGAGGAGGTGACCTTTTCACTCGGCTTTCCAAAGAG GTCATGTTCACTGAGGAGGACGTGAAGTTCTacctggcagagctggcactgggacTCGACCACTTGCACAGCCTGGGGATCATCTACAGGGACCTCAAGCCAGAGAA CATCCTCTTGGATGAAGAGGGACACATCAAACTCACAG ATTTTGGCTTGAGTAAGGAGGCCATAGACCACGAGAAGAAAGCCTACTCCTTCTGCGGAACCGTGGAGTACATGGCTCCAGAAGTGGTGAATCGCCAGGGCCACTCGCACAGTGCTGACTGGTGGTCCTATGGGGTCCTCATG TTTGAAATGCTCACGGGGTCACTGCCCTTCCAGGGGAAGGACCGTAAGGAGACAATGACCCTCATCCTCAA AGCGAAGCTGGGCATGCCACAGTTCCTGAGCTCTGAGGCTCAGAGCCTCCTGCGAGCCCTTTTCAAAAGGAATCCAGCCAACAGATTAG GGTCTGGGCCAGACGGGGCAGAGGAGATCAAGCGCCACCCTTTCTATTCCACCATCGACTGGAAC aagCTGTACCGCAGGGAAATCAAACCCCCCTTCAAGCCTGCAGTGGGTCAGCCAGATGACACCTTTTATTTTGACACAGAATTCACGTCACGGACACCAAAAG ATTCCCCGGGTGTCCCCCCGAGTGCAGGGGCCCATCAGCTCTTCCGAGGCTTCAGTTTCGTGGCGACCGGGTTGATGGAGGATGGTAAAGTGAAACCTGCCCAGCCACCCCTGCATTCGGTTGTGCAG cagctgcatgGCAAGAACGTCCAGTTCAGCGATGGGTACGTGGTGAAGGAGGCCATCGGCGTCGGCTCCTACTCCGTCTGCAAGCGCTGCATCCACAAGGCCACCAACATGGAGTACGCAGTCAAG GTGATTGACAAGAGCAAGCGAGACCCTTCTGAGGAGATTGAGATCCTGCTGCGGTATGGGCAGCACCCAAACATCATCACCCTGAAAGAC GTGTATGATGATGGGAAGTATGTGTACTTGGTGACAGAGCTCATGAGGGGAGGGGAGCTGCTGGATAAAATCCTCAGACAGAAATTTTTCTCGGAGAGAGAAGCCAGTTCAGTCCTGCACATGATCTGTAAAACAGTGGAGTATCTGCATTCCCAAGGG GTGGTTCACAGGGACCTGAAGCCCAGCAATATCCTCTATGTGGATAAATCAGGGAACCCCGAGAGCATCCGAATTTGTGACTTCGGCTTTGCCAAGCAGCTCAGGGCTGAGAACGGGCTCCTTATGACCCCCTGTTACACAGCAAACTTCGTGGCACCCGAG GTCCTGAAACGCCAAGGCTACGACGAGGGCTGTGACATCTGGAGCCTGGGGGTCCTGCTGTACACGATGCTGGCAGG cTGCACTCCCTTTGCAAATGGTCCCAGTGACACTCCAGAAGAGATCCTGACCCGGATAGGAGGGGGGAAGTTCTCCATCAGTGGAGGCAATTGGGACACTATTTCTGACATGGCCAAG GATCTGGTATCAAAGATGCTCCATGTAGATCCTCACCAGCGTCTCACAGCCAAGCAGGTCCTGCAGCATCCGTGGATAACCCAGAAGGACAGTTTACCCCAGAGCCAACTCAATCACCAGGACATTCAGCTTGTAAAG GGTGCCATGGCTGCCACGTACTCGGCACTGAACAGCTCCAAGCCAAGCCCTCAGCTGAAGCCCATCGAATCCTCCATCCTGGCGCAGAGGCGCGTGAAGAAGCTCCCCTCCACCACCCTGTGA
- the RPS6KA1 gene encoding ribosomal protein S6 kinase alpha-1 isoform X1 has translation MPLAQLAEPWPDMELVHLDTENGQAAPEEGGNPPSKAKSDISWVEKDLVDSADKGEGVVQEINITHHVKEGSEKADPSQFELLKVLGQGSFGKVFLVRKITPPDSNHLYAMKVLKKATLKVRDRLRTKIERDILADVNHPFVVKLHYAFQTEGKLYLILDFLRGGDLFTRLSKEVMFTEEDVKFYLAELALGLDHLHSLGIIYRDLKPENILLDEEGHIKLTDFGLSKEAIDHEKKAYSFCGTVEYMAPEVVNRQGHSHSADWWSYGVLMFEMLTGSLPFQGKDRKETMTLILKAKLGMPQFLSSEAQSLLRALFKRNPANRLGSGPDGAEEIKRHPFYSTIDWNKLYRREIKPPFKPAVGQPDDTFYFDTEFTSRTPKDSPGVPPSAGAHQLFRGFSFVATGLMEDGKVKPAQPPLHSVVQQLHGKNVQFSDGYVVKEAIGVGSYSVCKRCIHKATNMEYAVKVIDKSKRDPSEEIEILLRYGQHPNIITLKDVYDDGKYVYLVTELMRGGELLDKILRQKFFSEREASSVLHMICKTVEYLHSQGVVHRDLKPSNILYVDKSGNPESIRICDFGFAKQLRAENGLLMTPCYTANFVAPEVLKRQGYDEGCDIWSLGVLLYTMLAGCTPFANGPSDTPEEILTRIGGGKFSISGGNWDTISDMAKDLVSKMLHVDPHQRLTAKQVLQHPWITQKDSLPQSQLNHQDIQLVKGAMAATYSALNSSKPSPQLKPIESSILAQRRVKKLPSTTL, from the exons GCAAAATCCGACATCAGCTGGGTAGAGAAAGACCTCGTGGACTCGGCAGACAAG GGGGAAGGTGTTGTGCAGGAAATCAACATCACACACCATGTGAAGGAGGGCTCCGAGAAGGCTGATCCCTCACAGTTTGAGCTCCTGAaggtgctgggacagggctcTTTTGGCAAG GTTTTCCTCGTGAGAAAAATAACACCCCCAGACAGCAACCACCTCTATGCCATGAAAGTGCTCAAGAAGGCAACGCTGAAAG TGCGGGATCGACTGAGGACAAAGATAGAAAGGGACATCCTGGCTGATGTCAACCATCCCTTTGTGGTGAAACTCCACTACG CATTCCAGACGGAGGGGAAGCTGTACCTCATCTTGGATTTCCTCAGAGGAGGTGACCTTTTCACTCGGCTTTCCAAAGAG GTCATGTTCACTGAGGAGGACGTGAAGTTCTacctggcagagctggcactgggacTCGACCACTTGCACAGCCTGGGGATCATCTACAGGGACCTCAAGCCAGAGAA CATCCTCTTGGATGAAGAGGGACACATCAAACTCACAG ATTTTGGCTTGAGTAAGGAGGCCATAGACCACGAGAAGAAAGCCTACTCCTTCTGCGGAACCGTGGAGTACATGGCTCCAGAAGTGGTGAATCGCCAGGGCCACTCGCACAGTGCTGACTGGTGGTCCTATGGGGTCCTCATG TTTGAAATGCTCACGGGGTCACTGCCCTTCCAGGGGAAGGACCGTAAGGAGACAATGACCCTCATCCTCAA AGCGAAGCTGGGCATGCCACAGTTCCTGAGCTCTGAGGCTCAGAGCCTCCTGCGAGCCCTTTTCAAAAGGAATCCAGCCAACAGATTAG GGTCTGGGCCAGACGGGGCAGAGGAGATCAAGCGCCACCCTTTCTATTCCACCATCGACTGGAAC aagCTGTACCGCAGGGAAATCAAACCCCCCTTCAAGCCTGCAGTGGGTCAGCCAGATGACACCTTTTATTTTGACACAGAATTCACGTCACGGACACCAAAAG ATTCCCCGGGTGTCCCCCCGAGTGCAGGGGCCCATCAGCTCTTCCGAGGCTTCAGTTTCGTGGCGACCGGGTTGATGGAGGATGGTAAAGTGAAACCTGCCCAGCCACCCCTGCATTCGGTTGTGCAG cagctgcatgGCAAGAACGTCCAGTTCAGCGATGGGTACGTGGTGAAGGAGGCCATCGGCGTCGGCTCCTACTCCGTCTGCAAGCGCTGCATCCACAAGGCCACCAACATGGAGTACGCAGTCAAG GTGATTGACAAGAGCAAGCGAGACCCTTCTGAGGAGATTGAGATCCTGCTGCGGTATGGGCAGCACCCAAACATCATCACCCTGAAAGAC GTGTATGATGATGGGAAGTATGTGTACTTGGTGACAGAGCTCATGAGGGGAGGGGAGCTGCTGGATAAAATCCTCAGACAGAAATTTTTCTCGGAGAGAGAAGCCAGTTCAGTCCTGCACATGATCTGTAAAACAGTGGAGTATCTGCATTCCCAAGGG GTGGTTCACAGGGACCTGAAGCCCAGCAATATCCTCTATGTGGATAAATCAGGGAACCCCGAGAGCATCCGAATTTGTGACTTCGGCTTTGCCAAGCAGCTCAGGGCTGAGAACGGGCTCCTTATGACCCCCTGTTACACAGCAAACTTCGTGGCACCCGAG GTCCTGAAACGCCAAGGCTACGACGAGGGCTGTGACATCTGGAGCCTGGGGGTCCTGCTGTACACGATGCTGGCAGG cTGCACTCCCTTTGCAAATGGTCCCAGTGACACTCCAGAAGAGATCCTGACCCGGATAGGAGGGGGGAAGTTCTCCATCAGTGGAGGCAATTGGGACACTATTTCTGACATGGCCAAG GATCTGGTATCAAAGATGCTCCATGTAGATCCTCACCAGCGTCTCACAGCCAAGCAGGTCCTGCAGCATCCGTGGATAACCCAGAAGGACAGTTTACCCCAGAGCCAACTCAATCACCAGGACATTCAGCTTGTAAAG GGTGCCATGGCTGCCACGTACTCGGCACTGAACAGCTCCAAGCCAAGCCCTCAGCTGAAGCCCATCGAATCCTCCATCCTGGCGCAGAGGCGCGTGAAGAAGCTCCCCTCCACCACCCTGTGA
- the RPS6KA1 gene encoding ribosomal protein S6 kinase alpha-1 isoform X2: MPLAQLAEPWPDMELVHLDTENGQAAPEEGGNPPSKAKSDISWVEKDLVDSADKGEGVVQEINITHHVKEGSEKADPSQFELLKVLGQGSFGKVFLVRKITPPDSNHLYAMKVLKKATLKVRDRLRTKIERDILADVNHPFVVKLHYAFQTEGKLYLILDFLRGGDLFTRLSKEVMFTEEDVKFYLAELALGLDHLHSLGIIYRDLKPENILLDEEGHIKLTDFGLSKEAIDHEKKAYSFCGTVEYMAPEVVNRQGHSHSADWWSYGVLMFEMLTGSLPFQGKDRKETMTLILKAKLGMPQFLSSEAQSLLRALFKRNPANRLGSGPDGAEEIKRHPFYSTIDWNKLYRREIKPPFKPAVGQPDDTFYFDTEFTSRTPKDSPGVPPSAGAHQLFRGFSFVATGLMEDGKVKPAQPPLHSVVQLHGKNVQFSDGYVVKEAIGVGSYSVCKRCIHKATNMEYAVKVIDKSKRDPSEEIEILLRYGQHPNIITLKDVYDDGKYVYLVTELMRGGELLDKILRQKFFSEREASSVLHMICKTVEYLHSQGVVHRDLKPSNILYVDKSGNPESIRICDFGFAKQLRAENGLLMTPCYTANFVAPEVLKRQGYDEGCDIWSLGVLLYTMLAGCTPFANGPSDTPEEILTRIGGGKFSISGGNWDTISDMAKDLVSKMLHVDPHQRLTAKQVLQHPWITQKDSLPQSQLNHQDIQLVKGAMAATYSALNSSKPSPQLKPIESSILAQRRVKKLPSTTL; encoded by the exons GCAAAATCCGACATCAGCTGGGTAGAGAAAGACCTCGTGGACTCGGCAGACAAG GGGGAAGGTGTTGTGCAGGAAATCAACATCACACACCATGTGAAGGAGGGCTCCGAGAAGGCTGATCCCTCACAGTTTGAGCTCCTGAaggtgctgggacagggctcTTTTGGCAAG GTTTTCCTCGTGAGAAAAATAACACCCCCAGACAGCAACCACCTCTATGCCATGAAAGTGCTCAAGAAGGCAACGCTGAAAG TGCGGGATCGACTGAGGACAAAGATAGAAAGGGACATCCTGGCTGATGTCAACCATCCCTTTGTGGTGAAACTCCACTACG CATTCCAGACGGAGGGGAAGCTGTACCTCATCTTGGATTTCCTCAGAGGAGGTGACCTTTTCACTCGGCTTTCCAAAGAG GTCATGTTCACTGAGGAGGACGTGAAGTTCTacctggcagagctggcactgggacTCGACCACTTGCACAGCCTGGGGATCATCTACAGGGACCTCAAGCCAGAGAA CATCCTCTTGGATGAAGAGGGACACATCAAACTCACAG ATTTTGGCTTGAGTAAGGAGGCCATAGACCACGAGAAGAAAGCCTACTCCTTCTGCGGAACCGTGGAGTACATGGCTCCAGAAGTGGTGAATCGCCAGGGCCACTCGCACAGTGCTGACTGGTGGTCCTATGGGGTCCTCATG TTTGAAATGCTCACGGGGTCACTGCCCTTCCAGGGGAAGGACCGTAAGGAGACAATGACCCTCATCCTCAA AGCGAAGCTGGGCATGCCACAGTTCCTGAGCTCTGAGGCTCAGAGCCTCCTGCGAGCCCTTTTCAAAAGGAATCCAGCCAACAGATTAG GGTCTGGGCCAGACGGGGCAGAGGAGATCAAGCGCCACCCTTTCTATTCCACCATCGACTGGAAC aagCTGTACCGCAGGGAAATCAAACCCCCCTTCAAGCCTGCAGTGGGTCAGCCAGATGACACCTTTTATTTTGACACAGAATTCACGTCACGGACACCAAAAG ATTCCCCGGGTGTCCCCCCGAGTGCAGGGGCCCATCAGCTCTTCCGAGGCTTCAGTTTCGTGGCGACCGGGTTGATGGAGGATGGTAAAGTGAAACCTGCCCAGCCACCCCTGCATTCGGTTGTGCAG ctgcatgGCAAGAACGTCCAGTTCAGCGATGGGTACGTGGTGAAGGAGGCCATCGGCGTCGGCTCCTACTCCGTCTGCAAGCGCTGCATCCACAAGGCCACCAACATGGAGTACGCAGTCAAG GTGATTGACAAGAGCAAGCGAGACCCTTCTGAGGAGATTGAGATCCTGCTGCGGTATGGGCAGCACCCAAACATCATCACCCTGAAAGAC GTGTATGATGATGGGAAGTATGTGTACTTGGTGACAGAGCTCATGAGGGGAGGGGAGCTGCTGGATAAAATCCTCAGACAGAAATTTTTCTCGGAGAGAGAAGCCAGTTCAGTCCTGCACATGATCTGTAAAACAGTGGAGTATCTGCATTCCCAAGGG GTGGTTCACAGGGACCTGAAGCCCAGCAATATCCTCTATGTGGATAAATCAGGGAACCCCGAGAGCATCCGAATTTGTGACTTCGGCTTTGCCAAGCAGCTCAGGGCTGAGAACGGGCTCCTTATGACCCCCTGTTACACAGCAAACTTCGTGGCACCCGAG GTCCTGAAACGCCAAGGCTACGACGAGGGCTGTGACATCTGGAGCCTGGGGGTCCTGCTGTACACGATGCTGGCAGG cTGCACTCCCTTTGCAAATGGTCCCAGTGACACTCCAGAAGAGATCCTGACCCGGATAGGAGGGGGGAAGTTCTCCATCAGTGGAGGCAATTGGGACACTATTTCTGACATGGCCAAG GATCTGGTATCAAAGATGCTCCATGTAGATCCTCACCAGCGTCTCACAGCCAAGCAGGTCCTGCAGCATCCGTGGATAACCCAGAAGGACAGTTTACCCCAGAGCCAACTCAATCACCAGGACATTCAGCTTGTAAAG GGTGCCATGGCTGCCACGTACTCGGCACTGAACAGCTCCAAGCCAAGCCCTCAGCTGAAGCCCATCGAATCCTCCATCCTGGCGCAGAGGCGCGTGAAGAAGCTCCCCTCCACCACCCTGTGA